A genomic segment from Streptosporangium roseum DSM 43021 encodes:
- a CDS encoding (deoxy)nucleoside triphosphate pyrophosphohydrolase, whose protein sequence is MDKVVVGAAIVDGSGRLLAAQRAEPPELAGGWELPGGKVDPGEDDHTALIRECQEELGVLVEAGEQVGGDWPLTDGYVLRVWLAEIVEGEPEAKEHLDLRWLPMDELYDVRWLPADLPIVRAVQGQLDEG, encoded by the coding sequence ATGGACAAGGTCGTTGTGGGAGCCGCGATCGTCGACGGCAGCGGCAGACTGCTTGCCGCCCAGCGCGCCGAGCCACCTGAGCTCGCCGGTGGCTGGGAGTTACCCGGTGGAAAGGTCGATCCGGGGGAGGACGATCACACGGCGCTGATCCGGGAGTGCCAGGAGGAGCTCGGCGTCCTGGTCGAGGCCGGGGAGCAGGTCGGCGGCGACTGGCCGCTGACCGACGGTTACGTGCTCCGGGTCTGGCTGGCGGAGATCGTGGAAGGGGAGCCGGAGGCCAAGGAACACCTGGATCTGCGCTGGCTGCCCATGGACGAGCTGTACGACGTGCGATGGCTGCCCGCCGACCTGCCGATCGTGCGTGCCGTACAAGGTCAGCTCGACGAGGGTTGA